One region of Vibrio sp. FE10 genomic DNA includes:
- a CDS encoding aldose 1-epimerase, translating into MFKIINEKFGNIDSVTLINHQHGIELQIINGFGAVINKYTVNNSPFSFICGYQNYDELINQHPFFSRSAKLFPFPNRLNLGRYSFENQNHQLPANFPWSDHAVHGLLYNQPFSITNSVATEESANVTLQYQTSSLHPAFPFAFNLEVTFTIDITGRLTSSTTVSNLGDSAFPFGDAWHPYFSLGTELAQCGLAMSPCSEVIHENDLPNGEKHAFDRLSLDDSLTNQSLNHCFEFDSKTTNQLTFTRSDSSAAIRYQQDESYPFVQLYTPTSEQSIAIEPMTCPADAFNNQIGLLTLSPNQSQTFTWQCQATYQPK; encoded by the coding sequence ATGTTTAAAATTATAAATGAAAAATTTGGAAATATTGACTCTGTCACATTAATAAACCACCAACATGGTATAGAACTTCAAATAATCAATGGATTTGGTGCTGTTATTAATAAATATACCGTAAATAACAGTCCATTCTCTTTTATTTGTGGCTATCAGAATTATGATGAACTGATCAACCAACATCCGTTCTTTTCCCGCAGTGCTAAATTATTCCCTTTTCCAAACCGTTTAAACTTAGGTCGTTACAGTTTCGAAAACCAAAACCATCAACTCCCAGCTAATTTTCCTTGGTCTGATCACGCCGTACATGGCCTGCTCTACAACCAACCTTTTTCAATCACAAACAGCGTAGCCACTGAAGAATCCGCCAATGTGACGTTGCAGTATCAAACGTCGTCTTTGCATCCTGCTTTCCCGTTTGCGTTCAACCTTGAAGTGACCTTCACTATCGATATCACGGGTAGACTCACTTCCTCTACGACCGTCTCTAACCTGGGTGATTCAGCCTTCCCCTTCGGTGATGCTTGGCACCCTTATTTTTCACTCGGTACTGAGCTAGCACAATGTGGACTCGCTATGTCGCCTTGCTCTGAGGTCATACACGAAAACGACCTACCCAATGGTGAAAAGCACGCTTTTGACCGTTTGTCTTTGGACGATTCACTCACCAATCAAAGCTTAAATCATTGCTTTGAATTTGATTCCAAGACAACCAATCAACTTACGTTTACGCGCTCAGATTCGTCTGCCGCTATTCGCTATCAACAAGATGAAAGCTACCCATTCGTTCAGCTGTACACGCCGACTAGCGAGCAAAGTATTGCAATAGAACCAATGACTTGCCCAGCTGATGCATTCAATAACCAGATTGGCTTATTGACGCTTAGTCCGAACCAATCTCAAACCTTTACTTGGCAATGCCAAGCCACCTATCAACCAAAATAA
- a CDS encoding endonuclease: protein MINRIITLSGVVLLCSASAHAQMQNGSFENWEGNVPSGWSVIDSGIAVSPSNVPVNNGSFSAQVTVNTGTQSNTDFLQTISVEQGKIYDFSVDVYHTEGNVKARLFVDGYLGYSNNGLTNQWQALTHSYSATSTKDIVVGVRFYDDAGFDGSEVVYLDNFQPTETPPTQSCNNTSAALTLVTDNYGSETSWSLKNSVSQTLYSGSDYQNNTINEVEMCLADGSYILEVSDSYGDGMCCSVGNGSYSLSVNGTVVASGGDFQASQSTEFTIGGSTTPPTEPPVLGDYYKDAEGKTGFTLKTALYQIIDNHSSQGYTAIWTLVSEADLDAYYETDGSILDMYSEKPSGSDSIQFTKVTDQCGQYSKEGDCYNREHSFPKSWFGGKVEPMNSDGHHLFATDGYVNSKRSNWPFGEVSSATYTSSNGSKLGSAASSLGYVGTVFEPIDEFKGDFARAYFYMATRYENEIASWEGNSTSSDAVLDGTNTTVFEPWLLTMLKRWHSEDPVNQKEINRNQAVHDFQGNRNPFIDHPEFVSQIWGN from the coding sequence ATGATAAATAGAATAATAACACTAAGTGGTGTTGTATTACTTTGTTCAGCGAGTGCGCATGCGCAAATGCAAAATGGAAGTTTCGAAAACTGGGAAGGAAACGTACCATCTGGATGGAGTGTGATTGACTCCGGCATTGCAGTTTCACCCTCTAACGTTCCTGTTAATAACGGCAGTTTCTCTGCGCAAGTAACAGTGAATACAGGCACTCAAAGTAATACCGATTTTCTGCAAACGATAAGTGTTGAACAAGGGAAAATTTACGATTTCTCTGTCGATGTTTACCACACGGAAGGCAACGTGAAAGCTCGCCTTTTTGTTGATGGCTATTTAGGCTACTCGAATAATGGTCTAACGAATCAGTGGCAAGCATTGACTCACTCGTACAGCGCTACTAGCACTAAAGATATCGTTGTGGGCGTACGATTTTATGATGATGCAGGTTTTGATGGTTCGGAAGTGGTGTATTTAGATAACTTTCAGCCTACGGAGACTCCACCAACACAAAGCTGCAATAACACAAGTGCCGCACTCACGCTAGTGACGGATAACTATGGTTCTGAAACCAGTTGGTCTCTCAAAAACTCAGTTTCTCAAACTCTTTATTCTGGTTCAGACTATCAAAATAACACCATCAATGAAGTGGAAATGTGTTTAGCGGATGGTAGCTACATCCTAGAAGTCTCAGATTCTTATGGAGATGGAATGTGCTGCAGTGTGGGGAATGGTTCATACAGTTTGTCGGTAAACGGAACCGTTGTGGCATCTGGTGGTGATTTCCAAGCAAGTCAGAGTACAGAATTTACGATTGGTGGCTCAACTACACCACCAACTGAACCACCAGTGTTAGGCGATTATTACAAAGACGCAGAAGGAAAAACGGGCTTTACGTTAAAAACGGCCTTGTATCAAATTATTGATAACCATAGTAGTCAGGGTTACACCGCTATTTGGACATTGGTATCTGAGGCTGATCTAGACGCATACTATGAGACAGATGGATCGATTCTCGATATGTATTCAGAGAAGCCTTCTGGCTCAGATTCAATCCAATTCACTAAGGTGACTGATCAATGCGGTCAGTACAGCAAAGAAGGTGATTGTTACAACCGTGAGCACTCTTTCCCGAAAAGCTGGTTTGGTGGGAAAGTTGAGCCAATGAACTCTGACGGTCACCATTTATTTGCCACTGACGGCTACGTTAACTCGAAACGCAGTAACTGGCCATTTGGTGAAGTGAGCAGTGCAACATACACATCAAGCAATGGCTCTAAACTAGGCAGTGCAGCGAGCTCTCTTGGTTATGTGGGTACGGTATTTGAGCCAATTGATGAGTTTAAAGGTGATTTCGCAAGAGCATATTTTTACATGGCAACACGCTATGAAAATGAAATCGCGAGCTGGGAAGGTAACTCTACAAGCTCTGATGCCGTTCTGGATGGAACCAACACAACCGTGTTTGAACCTTGGCTACTGACTATGCTCAAACGCTGGCATTCTGAAGACCCAGTAAACCAAAAAGAAATCAACCGAAACCAAGCGGTACATGATTTCCAAGGAAATCGTAACCCGTTTATTGACCATCCAGAGTTTGTCAGCCAGATCTGGGGAAATTAA
- a CDS encoding GH116 family glycosyl hydrolase: MNNKIPYTSYSGNSEHLCKKGDAVEFIQPWYTPISTTPENTGMAVGGIGNTFTLTPNGNTPNFSFIPGIFVDCSEQVINFNDFYASVMNVPTIDTLQVLSEEELSVHLNFYPALFDGNKIESKNVSNAINLIRAALTNGRFYQENKSNFTKWNVEFSNKTQLLIEEDSGSTICQLYVALDFFNGLLINDTTRLLSLTAGDNNDMDNINGRDIDSVNGSDIEYQALYPLAEYKYSSFEDINIKRKVVSPIVKENKRLCSLPMHWNHFELTNNSSHTRVITLAQPLQNLIGSTYQKGRDGIQDSACTLSQNPIAQQHEVVNLKGESHSFTGVQLSSQSPYQSDIEGEVAFGVQADNHLTESGKVSISVKPTLYTSKTAQQTEFALKTGRTNTEFQTGIYTGREALSALVVVQVELEAGESVDLRFAQVMAHSKVMLNGWHSDKAYTQFYPQTKPALPMLEEVLPQLEAIEHQIVKQQTAFLEQAQSKISQPDSALRYATMAMNSLSFLAESTVWDKEDKFLVKECVDYPFFNSLDVYFYGSFSLLYLLPELDGCVMKEFSKAILAEDFTERRYWEYEATPNAELIDDKYQGVRAIRGAVIHDLGSPFDIQPDAYSWHNVKEWKDLAPKYILMVYRHYQNTQDISVVKECWQAVTESIDFLSNLIAEGDDLPLTRGTDDTFDNLASHGISIYCASLWVAGLQAASELAQLMGESERATGYLTRSKKALATVEQSLWDDKEGYYHFFVTPVQAKHLTGAGYQALETLGLTLTGDAIADKNTLNAYLNETDTSINISKASQRVSKKRLLSETAPQAFTQEYLDLVPDSDNSFGDALLADSYLKLIGLDGIFPQQNIQRALDYVYKHNFEINSPKLGVANMTLADGSPHEAFQAQDVWIGVQFSVATALNLAGKSQQAETLMDTVYTALYDYSKIPFAAPEGFNCSVSVNEKDLIEVFKVSQNDAKNWLSVLKCQKCVLSDGRINPTLTKDTDNFVKMMGGEIPLEKLAGLHKWLLSTGLKYTAGRYFRPGMIFAYLY; this comes from the coding sequence ATGAATAATAAAATTCCATATACGAGTTACTCAGGAAATTCAGAACATCTGTGTAAAAAAGGTGATGCAGTTGAATTTATTCAACCTTGGTACACGCCAATTTCTACCACACCAGAAAATACCGGTATGGCGGTGGGCGGAATTGGCAACACATTTACACTGACGCCAAACGGCAATACACCAAACTTCAGCTTTATTCCGGGAATATTCGTCGATTGTTCAGAGCAAGTTATTAATTTTAATGATTTTTATGCATCTGTGATGAATGTGCCAACTATCGATACGCTGCAAGTTCTTAGCGAAGAAGAGTTGAGTGTTCACCTGAATTTTTATCCTGCTTTGTTTGATGGCAACAAGATTGAAAGCAAAAACGTATCGAATGCGATCAACCTGATTCGAGCTGCGTTAACAAATGGTCGCTTCTACCAAGAAAATAAATCTAACTTTACAAAATGGAACGTTGAATTTTCAAATAAGACTCAATTATTGATTGAAGAAGATTCAGGTTCAACTATTTGTCAATTATATGTAGCCTTAGATTTCTTTAATGGTTTATTAATAAATGACACAACGAGATTATTATCACTTACTGCGGGTGATAATAATGATATGGATAATATCAATGGCCGTGATATAGATAGTGTTAATGGCAGTGATATAGAATATCAAGCTTTGTATCCATTGGCTGAATATAAATATAGTAGCTTCGAAGATATTAATATAAAGCGTAAGGTCGTCTCTCCGATCGTTAAAGAGAACAAACGTCTTTGTTCTTTACCGATGCACTGGAATCACTTCGAATTAACCAATAATTCATCGCACACACGCGTGATTACGCTTGCTCAGCCTCTACAAAACTTAATTGGCTCAACCTACCAAAAAGGTCGCGATGGCATTCAAGATTCGGCTTGTACCTTGTCTCAAAATCCAATCGCTCAGCAGCATGAAGTGGTCAACTTAAAAGGTGAAAGTCACAGTTTTACGGGTGTTCAGCTCTCTAGCCAGTCGCCTTATCAAAGCGACATTGAAGGCGAAGTGGCATTTGGTGTTCAAGCGGATAACCATTTGACTGAATCTGGTAAGGTCTCGATTTCTGTCAAGCCAACGCTTTATACATCTAAGACAGCTCAGCAAACAGAATTCGCACTCAAAACAGGCCGTACTAACACTGAGTTCCAAACCGGTATCTATACAGGACGTGAAGCACTGAGCGCATTGGTGGTGGTTCAGGTTGAATTGGAAGCGGGTGAGTCTGTTGATCTGCGTTTTGCACAGGTGATGGCGCACAGCAAAGTCATGCTTAATGGCTGGCATTCAGATAAAGCGTACACGCAATTCTACCCGCAAACGAAACCGGCTTTGCCGATGTTAGAAGAGGTATTGCCACAGCTAGAAGCGATTGAGCATCAGATCGTGAAGCAACAAACGGCTTTCCTAGAGCAAGCTCAAAGCAAGATATCCCAGCCTGATTCTGCACTGCGCTATGCGACGATGGCGATGAATTCATTGTCGTTCTTAGCCGAATCAACGGTATGGGATAAGGAAGATAAGTTTTTGGTGAAAGAGTGTGTCGACTACCCATTCTTTAACTCTCTTGATGTGTACTTCTACGGCTCATTCTCGCTGCTTTATTTGCTGCCTGAGCTTGATGGCTGCGTGATGAAAGAATTCTCGAAAGCCATTTTGGCGGAAGACTTTACCGAGCGCCGATACTGGGAATACGAAGCGACGCCTAATGCCGAATTGATTGATGACAAGTACCAAGGTGTGCGTGCCATTCGAGGTGCGGTAATCCACGACTTAGGCAGCCCATTCGACATCCAGCCCGATGCTTATAGCTGGCACAACGTGAAAGAGTGGAAGGACTTAGCGCCGAAATACATTCTGATGGTGTACCGCCACTACCAAAACACCCAAGATATCTCTGTGGTTAAAGAGTGCTGGCAAGCAGTAACTGAAAGCATCGATTTCTTATCGAATTTGATCGCTGAAGGTGACGATTTACCACTAACCCGAGGTACAGACGATACCTTTGATAACCTCGCTTCTCATGGCATCTCAATTTACTGTGCGAGCCTTTGGGTTGCTGGCCTGCAAGCGGCGAGTGAACTTGCACAATTGATGGGTGAAAGCGAGCGAGCTACCGGTTACTTAACGCGTTCTAAAAAGGCGTTGGCAACGGTTGAACAAAGTTTGTGGGATGACAAAGAGGGTTACTACCACTTCTTCGTGACGCCAGTTCAAGCCAAGCATCTAACCGGTGCGGGCTACCAAGCACTGGAAACCTTAGGCCTGACTTTGACGGGTGATGCGATTGCTGACAAGAACACGCTCAATGCCTATTTAAATGAAACGGATACCTCTATCAACATCAGTAAGGCATCTCAAAGAGTCTCTAAGAAACGCTTGCTGAGTGAGACTGCGCCTCAAGCCTTTACACAAGAATACTTAGACTTAGTGCCTGATTCCGATAACAGTTTTGGTGATGCCTTGCTGGCCGACAGCTACTTAAAGCTTATCGGCTTGGATGGTATCTTCCCACAACAGAACATCCAGCGCGCACTGGACTATGTTTATAAGCACAACTTTGAAATTAATAGTCCCAAGTTGGGTGTTGCGAATATGACGCTAGCCGACGGTTCACCACATGAAGCATTCCAGGCTCAAGATGTGTGGATTGGTGTTCAGTTTAGTGTGGCGACGGCGTTGAACTTAGCGGGGAAATCGCAACAAGCAGAAACATTGATGGATACCGTGTATACCGCGCTCTATGACTATTCGAAAATTCCATTTGCAGCACCAGAGGGGTTCAATTGCTCTGTGTCTGTCAATGAGAAAGATCTTATAGAAGTATTTAAAGTGTCGCAAAATGATGCGAAAAACTGGCTAAGTGTACTTAAATGTCAAAAGTGTGTGCTGTCTGACGGTCGTATCAACCCAACATTAACGAAAGATACTGACAATTTTGTTAAAATGATGGGCGGTGAAATTCCGCTAGAAAAGCTGGCAGGCTTACACAAATGGCTATTGAGTACTGGCTTGAAATATACGGCTGGCCGCTACTTTAGACCGGGGATGATCTTCGCCTACTTGTATTAA
- a CDS encoding DUF262 domain-containing protein: MNFNQTTVLAFFEPSKVSYEIPVYQRAYAWGENNWHEFLSDLYEQVDGENNYFFGNILLECVEKNKLYEIIDGQQRVTTITIFVRSLLNVLKTRNDLSEHDFDIDDTEEAFIRDKNIKLRPVEYDRSCYDCLIVENHDQFDAYSPSQKKLLEAKAYFTKQLSKLDTARLVSIQEKLENTDLTIIELEGKKDAALMFELENNRGKELTNMEKVKSYFMYQMYVNSPADDVDNNIEFVSNIFKRIYQVINNIERINEDSVLIYHNNAYIKGYAYRTLDDLKEAFRNKDDKVTWIKEYVRSLNDSFVAIDKLQHEESLYAKRLFKLGIPAYIYPFIIKGYRYNSSDLPTLFRILEVITFRAKLINSRANIQERLNEILLSYDGNNVVLSEKITSKLNDTWYWSDTNTKNYLHGGMYGNNVLSYLLWSYESYLQRAGYSVEGFKITNQQIEHIAPRTPTDGSPLETGYELNEQGEYSEDFSSEYLNCLGNLMLISGSHNASIGNKPFADKLMSYRKNPILNQQAEIASFVKDSENPVWDCEAIDKRHNKIMDFAITEWSFR; encoded by the coding sequence ATGAACTTTAATCAAACCACAGTATTGGCTTTCTTTGAGCCCTCCAAGGTTAGTTACGAGATCCCTGTATACCAGCGGGCTTATGCTTGGGGAGAGAACAACTGGCATGAATTCTTGTCAGATCTTTATGAGCAAGTAGATGGGGAAAACAACTATTTTTTCGGGAATATTCTTCTTGAATGCGTTGAAAAGAACAAGTTATACGAAATCATTGACGGCCAGCAAAGGGTCACGACCATTACTATATTTGTTCGCTCTCTACTCAATGTATTAAAGACACGAAATGACCTGTCAGAGCATGATTTTGACATTGATGACACTGAAGAAGCTTTCATCAGAGATAAAAATATTAAACTCCGCCCAGTTGAATATGATCGAAGTTGTTATGACTGCCTAATTGTTGAAAATCACGATCAGTTTGATGCCTATTCTCCATCACAAAAGAAACTACTTGAAGCGAAAGCATACTTCACTAAACAACTCTCTAAGCTTGATACCGCACGCCTTGTCAGTATCCAAGAGAAGCTTGAAAACACCGACCTTACCATCATCGAGTTGGAGGGTAAGAAGGATGCGGCTTTGATGTTTGAACTGGAAAATAATCGAGGCAAAGAATTGACCAATATGGAAAAGGTCAAATCGTATTTCATGTATCAGATGTATGTAAATAGCCCTGCTGACGATGTTGATAACAATATCGAATTTGTATCGAACATATTTAAACGCATTTATCAGGTAATCAACAACATAGAGCGGATCAATGAAGATAGTGTGCTGATTTACCACAACAATGCGTATATCAAGGGGTACGCCTACCGCACTTTGGATGACTTGAAGGAAGCTTTCCGTAACAAAGATGACAAAGTTACCTGGATAAAAGAGTACGTTCGAAGTTTAAACGATTCATTCGTGGCCATAGATAAGTTACAACATGAAGAGAGTCTGTATGCGAAAAGGCTGTTTAAACTTGGGATCCCCGCATACATTTACCCATTCATTATTAAGGGCTACCGTTATAACTCTTCAGATCTCCCAACTCTTTTCCGCATTCTTGAAGTGATAACCTTTAGGGCTAAGCTCATCAATAGTCGGGCAAATATCCAAGAGCGTCTCAATGAAATTCTGCTCTCCTACGATGGTAACAATGTTGTCTTATCAGAAAAAATAACAAGTAAGCTCAACGATACATGGTATTGGAGTGATACAAATACGAAGAACTATCTACATGGCGGGATGTACGGAAATAATGTACTAAGCTACCTGCTTTGGAGCTACGAGAGTTATCTTCAGAGAGCGGGATATTCAGTCGAAGGGTTCAAGATTACTAACCAACAAATTGAACATATAGCACCACGTACGCCTACTGATGGAAGTCCTCTCGAAACAGGATATGAACTCAATGAGCAGGGTGAATATTCCGAAGATTTTAGCTCTGAATACCTCAATTGTCTTGGTAACCTAATGCTCATATCAGGGTCGCACAATGCGTCCATCGGAAACAAACCATTTGCCGATAAGTTAATGTCTTACAGAAAGAACCCCATTCTCAACCAACAGGCTGAGATTGCTTCTTTCGTTAAAGATAGCGAGAACCCAGTGTGGGATTGTGAAGCAATAGATAAACGGCATAACAAAATCATGGACTTTGCGATCACTGAGTGGTCATTTCGGTAA
- a CDS encoding LacI family DNA-binding transcriptional regulator: MRTKTKKTTVYDVARLAGVSPSTVSRFLNRTTYVSDDKSQNIEQAIKDTGYKPNFQMQENTNRRSLTIGVLVQHPDSPYTSRILNDMEKTLIAQGYSLVIATGHWQKKLEMHALEYLAKSNVDGMIIVTGSITQEEIAKYAQDIPIVMVGYDFVENNVRAINIDNVLGGYMATLHLLQQGHVNIAHIKGLSSQPDAGNRFEGYKKALQEAGIKVMPKLVKQGDFSSESGYEKTVELIESKVHFSALFAANDQTAYGAIKALHDHGYKVPEDVSVIGFDDLPTSKYFTPALTTLRQPIEEIGEVCAQSILNLLTGERHEARLPPIDLIVRESTKSLYR, translated from the coding sequence ATGCGCACTAAAACAAAAAAAACAACAGTATACGATGTAGCAAGATTGGCTGGTGTTTCTCCCAGTACCGTGTCTCGCTTCCTTAATCGAACCACTTATGTGTCGGACGATAAAAGCCAAAACATTGAGCAAGCTATTAAAGACACGGGCTACAAACCTAACTTCCAAATGCAAGAAAACACCAACCGACGCTCGCTAACTATTGGTGTCTTGGTGCAACACCCTGACAGCCCTTACACCAGTCGTATTCTCAACGACATGGAGAAAACTCTGATCGCGCAAGGCTATTCGTTAGTGATCGCGACAGGGCATTGGCAGAAAAAGTTAGAAATGCACGCGTTGGAGTATCTAGCAAAAAGTAACGTGGATGGCATGATCATCGTGACAGGAAGCATTACTCAGGAAGAGATTGCAAAGTATGCACAAGACATTCCTATCGTGATGGTTGGCTACGATTTTGTTGAGAATAACGTCCGCGCCATCAATATTGATAACGTGTTGGGTGGTTACATGGCAACCCTACATTTACTGCAACAAGGACATGTGAACATTGCTCATATTAAAGGGCTATCAAGCCAACCTGATGCGGGTAATCGCTTTGAGGGCTACAAGAAAGCACTTCAAGAGGCGGGTATTAAAGTGATGCCAAAACTCGTCAAGCAGGGTGATTTCAGTAGTGAATCTGGTTACGAGAAAACGGTCGAGTTGATTGAATCTAAGGTTCACTTCTCTGCTTTGTTTGCTGCTAATGACCAAACCGCTTACGGCGCGATTAAGGCGTTGCATGACCATGGTTATAAAGTACCAGAAGACGTGTCGGTGATTGGCTTTGATGACTTGCCAACGTCTAAGTATTTTACGCCAGCATTAACGACCTTAAGACAGCCGATTGAAGAGATTGGTGAGGTGTGTGCTCAGTCTATCTTGAACCTTTTAACGGGTGAAAGGCATGAAGCAAGGTTGCCTCCGATTGACTTGATAGTGAGAGAGTCAACCAAGTCCCTGTACCGTTAA
- a CDS encoding cytotoxin → MRYESAPVAPEERQETTTERAVRQHRERQEELRSTASDEKRWAENRERVLAERKAAQQAYDLTDDWNKNKTIDGRSREKQETNATEATTEQRNHIHVGEEREFPDAILSPMPASRKELIEATGTRMLPSDLLGSSFNNQCVSAELVAHQMISLSPATKREVEESGELVFSGMQYKHAHGTVGTIEVIDTFAGQQPDKKTSQMAYWVAQGKYLDIPKHPDPHRDHLYVFTPNFSGCSFVVDDWSDDLIRVYHVEGSKEDKQYNDVKDHRNGLINYMSFRDYGFYQKGNTTIKSVNGFAFMRYNIQARHWEIHYQKQEHAPALGRPTTSAKTLFSSEKHSVKVMVSKESCVIETGTIAIKR, encoded by the coding sequence ATGAGATATGAATCCGCTCCTGTAGCTCCAGAAGAAAGACAAGAAACCACAACAGAACGTGCAGTACGTCAGCACCGAGAACGTCAGGAAGAGCTGAGATCTACCGCGAGCGATGAGAAACGATGGGCTGAAAATAGAGAGCGTGTTCTTGCTGAACGCAAGGCTGCCCAACAAGCTTATGACCTAACAGATGATTGGAACAAAAATAAAACTATTGATGGTCGTAGCCGAGAAAAACAGGAAACCAATGCCACGGAAGCCACGACAGAACAGAGAAACCATATTCACGTGGGCGAAGAACGTGAGTTTCCTGATGCAATTCTTTCACCGATGCCTGCATCAAGAAAGGAGCTGATCGAGGCGACCGGAACACGTATGTTGCCGTCAGACCTGCTAGGTTCTAGCTTTAATAACCAATGTGTCAGCGCAGAGCTCGTTGCTCATCAGATGATATCTCTCAGCCCTGCGACTAAGAGAGAAGTAGAAGAAAGTGGTGAGCTTGTTTTCAGTGGCATGCAATACAAACACGCTCATGGAACAGTAGGCACTATTGAAGTCATTGATACATTCGCGGGTCAACAACCCGATAAAAAAACATCACAGATGGCCTACTGGGTCGCGCAAGGCAAATATCTCGATATACCTAAACACCCTGACCCTCATCGCGATCATTTGTATGTTTTCACACCAAACTTCAGCGGTTGCTCTTTCGTTGTTGATGATTGGAGTGATGATCTAATCAGGGTGTATCACGTGGAAGGCAGCAAAGAAGATAAGCAATACAATGACGTGAAAGACCATCGCAACGGATTAATCAATTACATGAGTTTTCGCGACTACGGCTTCTACCAAAAAGGGAACACCACCATCAAGAGTGTGAATGGCTTTGCGTTTATGCGCTACAACATTCAAGCTCGTCATTGGGAAATTCATTATCAAAAGCAAGAGCATGCACCTGCACTTGGGCGACCAACTACTTCGGCTAAAACACTATTCTCTTCAGAAAAACATTCTGTAAAAGTCATGGTTTCGAAGGAATCTTGCGTGATTGAAACTGGAACCATCGCAATAAAACGCTGA